In the genome of Calothrix sp. PCC 6303, the window TTAGCACAGCAACAACCGGATTCTCTAATACAGCATTTAACCAGTGAATTTGCACAGCAACCCTTTGATTTATCTGTTTCATTGCCGTTGCGTACTAAAATTTGCCAAATAAATGATAAAAATTATTATTTAATTGTAACTCTACATCATATAATTGCAGATGGTTGGTCAATTGGAGTTTTACTAAAAGAACTAGCAACGCTTTATGATGCGTTTTCTAGTGGTCAACAGCCATTATTACCGGAACTACCAAATCAGTATCGAGATTTCGTCAATTGGCAACAACAATCCTTGGATAACGAGTGTATTCAACCCCTATTGAGCTATTGGCGAGAGAAATTACAGGGAGATTTACCTGTACTCGACTTACCCACAGATCGTCCCCGTCAAGCAGTTCAGACATTTAAAGGTGCTCAAGCAAAATTGCTTCTTGATCCAAACCTGGTAAAACAACTAAATCGTTTGAGCCGTCAGCAAGGAGTCACTTTATTTATGACCCTGCTCACTGCCTTTAAAATCCTGCTGCATAAATATACGGATCAGACAGATATTCTTGTTGGTTCACCCATCGCGGGTCGGAACCGAGCAGAAGTTAAGGCATTAATAGGATTATTTATCAATATTTTGGTATTGCGGACAGACTTATCTGGAGACCCAAGTTTTCAGGATTTGTTAGCACAGGTCAAGTCAACTGCTTTAGAAGCATATGTTCACCAAGATTTACCTTTAGAAAAACTAGTGGAGGATCTAAAGCCGAACCGGGATCTCAGCTATCACCCTCTATTTCAAGTAATGTTTGTACTCCAAAGTGTTCCCAAACCAAATTTGAGCTTATCAAATCGATCACTCAGTTATGGAGAAGGACATAACGGTACATCAAAATTCGATTTGACATTGTTTATGGAGGAAGATTCAGAACAAGGGTTAGTGGCAACTTGCGAGTACAACACAGATTTATTCAATACAGATACTATTACCAGAATGCTGGGACATTACCAGACATTACTGGAAAGTATAGTTAGTCAACCAGAGCAAAATATTTCCCAATTACAAATACTAACCCAGCCGGAGGTACAGCAATTATTAATAGACTGGAATAATACGAAAAAAGACTATCCCCATGCAAAATGTATTCATCAGTTGTTTGAGGAGCAGGTAGAGAAAACACCAGATGCGGTTGCCGTCATCTTTGAAAACCAAAAATTAACATACCAAGAGTTAAATACCCAAGCGAATCAGCTAGGGAATTATTTACAGCAACAAGGGGTTAAACCAGATACCGTCGTGGGTATTTACATGGAGCGATCGCTTTCAATGGTGGTAGCGCTAATTGCCGTCCTCAAAGCTGGTGGAGCATATTTGCCACTTGACCCATCATACCCCCACGAAAGACTAGCGTTCATGCTAGCAGATGCTCAAGTACAAGTGGTCTTAACCCAATCCCAACTAGGGAAAGAATTACCTTATCAAGAGCAGTTGCAATTTGTAAAAATTGAAGATCTGGTATACGCAAATTGTGGTATTCAAAATCTCATTAGTGATGTACAACCTGAAAACCTCGCCTATGTAATTTATACATCTGGCTCCACAGGAAAACCCAAAGGAGTCATGAATACCCACCATGGTTTGTGTAATCGTCTGTTGTGGATGCAAGATACTTATCAACTAACATCAGCCGATCGAGTTTTACAAAAGACTCCCTTTAGTTTCGATGTCTCCGTTTGGGAATTCTTCTGGACATTACTAACGGGTGCAGTGCTAGTAGTTGCTAAACCAGGTGGTCATCAAGAACCACGTTATTTAAGCGAACTAATATCCCAGCAGCAAATCAGCGTACTTCACTTTGTACCTTCAATGTTGCAAATTTTCTTAGGAGAGACACAACATCAACAATGTAAGACTATCAAACATGTAATTTGTAGCGGTGAAGCTTTATCCTGGGACTTACAGCAGCGATTTTTTCAAAGCTTTGAGGCAAAATTACATAACCTTTATGGTCCAACAGAAGTATCCATCGATGTCACAGCATGGTGTTGTAAACCGGGGAATCAAGAAAGTAATCACGAAAATATTGTTCCTATTGGTCGTCCAATTGCCAATACTCAAATATTTATCTTAGACCGACATTTAAAACCCGTCCCATTGGGTGTGAAAGGTGAATTATATATTGGTGGCTTGGGGTTAGCACGGGGTTATTTAAATCAACCACAATTAACTCAAGAAAAGTTTATTCCTCATCCATTCACCAATCTCCAAAATCTCCAACTAGATGGTGTAAGTACCCGTCTCTACAAAACCGGAGATTTAGCTCGGTATCGTCCCGATGGAAATATCGAGTTTTTAGGCAGAATTGACTATCAAGTTAAAATTCGCGGAAATCGTCTGGAATTAGGAGAAATTGAAGCCTTATTAGAACAGCATCCACAGGTACAAGAAACGGTAGTAGTAGCGAGACAAGACATCGCAAATGACCTTCGTTTGGTTGCCTATTTAGTTACTTCTGGGGATGCAACACTATCTATCGATGAATTGCGAGGTTTTCTTAAACAAAAATTACCCGATTATATGATTCCTAGTGCCTTTGTGATATTGGAGGCTTTACCCTTAACACTCAATGGAAAAGTCGATCGTCGTAGCTTACCAACACCAGATAATTTACGTCCAGAATTAACTGCACCTTTTCAGCCACCCCAGTCCGTCATCCAACAACAAATCGCCCAAATTTGGCAAGAGGTTTTAGGTGTAGACAAAGTAGGTATCCATGATAATTTTTTCGATCTGGGTGGACATTCACTATTAATATTGCAAGTCAATCGTCAACTATGTGAGACTTTCCAACGTGAGATATCAGTAGTGACAATGTTCCAAAATCCAACCATTGACTCTTTGGCAGAATATTTCAGTCAAAAACAGGAAAAGAAACCTCTGTTTCAAGAAATTGATCAACGTGTAGAAAAGAAAAAACAATTATTGAAAAATCAAAGGAAAAAGAGATAAACCTCATCTATGATGAAACCCGGATTTTTTTAGAAAATTAAATTTAAAATCAAATCAACAAAGAAGGTTGGATCATATGAGTATAGAAAGCAATATTGAAAATATCAATGAATCAATCGAAGGAATAGCCATCATCGGCATGTCAGGGCGTTTTCCTGGAGCAAACAATGTAGAATCTTTTTGGCAAAACTTATGTAATGGTGTTGAGTCATTATCATTTTTTTCTCACGCAGAATTAGTTGAGGCTGGAGTACCCGCAAGTTTGTTGGATAACCCCAATTATGTCAAAGCCGGGGGGATTTTAGAAGATATTGATTTATTTGATGCAGGGTTTTTTGATATTAATCCAAAGGAAGCTGAAGTTACTGACCCTCAGCAGCGTCTGTTTTTAGAATCTGCTTGGCAAGCTTTAGAAAATGCTGGCTATGACTCAACGAAATGCGATGCTAGAATTGGCGTTTATGCTGGAGCTAGCTTAAATAACTATTTATCTTTTGACGTACATCAGGATGGATTGGGTTCAGCAGAATCGTATCAAAAGTTAATTGGTAATGATAAAGATTTCCTCTCTACTCGGGTTGCTTATAAATTAAACCTTAAAGGACCCAGTATCACAGTTCAAACCGCTTGTTCAACATCCTTGGTTGCGACTATTCTGGCATCTCAAAGTTTACAAAGTTACCAGTGCGATATGGCTTTGGCGGGAGGGGTTTCGATTCGAGTCCCACAAAAGACAGGTTTTTTACATCAGCAAGGGGGGACATTATCTCCTGATGGTCATTGTCGTGCTTTTGATGCCAATGCTCAGGGAACAACTATTGGTAGTGGGGTAGGAGTTGTGGTTCTGAAGCGATTAAGTGACGCGATCGCAGATCGGGATTACATCTATGCAGTCATTAAAGGTACGGCAATCAATAATGATGGTTCTGGCAAAGTTGGCTTTACTGCACCTAGTGTAGATGGACAAGCAGAAGCAATTGCCGAAGCGATCGCATTAGCCGAAATAGAGCCGGAAACAATTCAATATATCGAAGCTCATGGTACTGGTACTTCTTTAGGCGATCCGATTGAAATTGCAGCCCTAACTAAGGTTTTCCGCGCTAGTACAGAAAAAAGCGGTTTTTGTGCCATCGGCTCAGTCAAAACTAATATTGGTCATCTAGATGCAGCAGCAGGAATCGCCGGATTAATTAAGACATCTCTTGCTCTCAAGCATCAACTAATTCCACCAAGTTTAAATTTTCGGCAGCCTAACCCCCAAATTGATTTTGCTAACAGCCCATTCTTTGTAAATACACAACTAAAAGACTGGAAACCCACTTTTACACCCCGTCGTGCTGGTGTGAGTTCTTTAGGGATGGGAGGAACCAATGCCCATGTAGTCTTAGAAGAGGCTCCCATATTTACCGATTCCAGTCCTTCTCGTGGTTGGCAATTACTGCTACTGTCTGCAAAAAGTGCTTCTGCTTTAGAGGCTGCCACAAAAAATCTTACCCAGTATCTGAAATTAAATCCCCATGCAAATCTGGCAGACGTGGCATATACATTGCAACTAGGACGGAGAGATTTCGCTCATCGCAGAATACTAGTTTGTAGTGATACTGAGGATGCCATACAGGAATTAAGTACACCAGTCTCGCAGCGTATTTTCAATCAGTCGCAAGAGTCTAGGGAAAATCCTTCCCTCGCTTTTATGTTTCCTGGGCAGGGTTCTCAATACGTAGACATGGGGAAGGAACTCTACACAACAGAACCATTATTTCGGCATCATGTTGAACATTGCTGCTCAATCTTGATGCCTCATTTAGGGTTAGATTTGCAATCACTAATTTATCCATCGGAGTCAGAAAAAAATCTAGCAGCTGAAAAACTCAAACAAACCTGTTTTGCTCAACCAGCAATATTTGTGATTGAGTATGCTTTAGCTCAATTGTGGATATCGTGGGGAATTGTACCTCAAGCCATGATTGGACACAGCATCGGTGAATATGTAGCTGCAACTGTGGCGGGAGTTTTTTCCCTAGCAGATGCCCTTTTTTTGGTGGCAAATAGGGGAAAACTGATGCAGCAATTGCCTGGAGGGACAATGCTCTCAGTTCAACTTTCGGAACTGGAAATAAAACCCCTACTCACAGAAAATATATCTTTGGCTGCTGTGAATACAACTTCCTACTGCACTGTGTCGGGTGCAACTGAAGCCATTGAGGAATTACAGCGGCATTTACAGGAAATTGGGGTCTCCTGTCGAAGATTACATACTTCCCATGCCTTCCATTCACCGATGATGGAACCAATCCTAGAAACTTTTAGGGAATTGGTACAAACAGTCACACTCAATCCTCCGCAAATACCGTTTATCTCAAATGTGAGTGGGACTTGGATTAGTGCATCCGAGGCAACGAATCCTAATTACTGGGCTAATCACCTCAGACAACCCGTACATTTTTGCCAAGGACTAACTGAACTACTCAAAACGCCGGGTTCTGTGTTGCTGGAAGTCGGAGCAGGGAGGACACTGAGTACTTTTGCCAGACAACAGCGACAACAAGAATTGACGGTGCTGACATCGCTTCCCCATCCCCAAGAGCAACAATCAGAGGTAGCATTTATACTCAGTAATTTAGGTCGATTGTGGATGTCAGGTATTCAGATTAATCGGTCGGGTTTTTATATTCGTGAACAGCGTCATCGTCTACCTTTACCAACCTACCCATTTGAGCGTCAGCGTTACTGGCTAGAGCCAACAGTTTCCCCAAGATTATTAGAAGTTAATTCAGCCCAATATATTGTACAAAATCGGCGTTATTCAATTGACTTAGACACTTCATCTGAGTTAGAAAAACCTTTACAGCCATCGTTATCAAAACGACCAAATATTACTGACTGGTTTTATCTTCCAGTTTGGAAACAATCGATACCGCTTGAGATTAGCCATCAACAAAAAGAAACTCAACAAAAATTAGCTTGTTTAGTTTTTGCTGATAAATATGAGTTTGCAGACCAATTTAAACAACTGCTTACACAACAAGGTGAAGATGTCATCACCGTAGAAATAGGGGATGAATTTTGCCAACTTGATCGCCACAGATATGTAATTAATCCTCAAAGACCGGAAGACTATGAGGTATTACTAAAAGACCTACAAAAACGAGATTTTCAACCTAATACTATTTGTCATTATTGGAGTATTGCACCCAATGATATTTTACTTAAAGAGGAATCACAGTTAACCGAGAATTATCAGTATTTTGGGTTTTATAGCCTACTATACTTAGCACAAGCAATTGGCAAGCAAGATAGTTTCAATCCTTGCAAATTGTTGGTTGTCACCAATAATCTATATAGTGTGATTGGGGAGGAAAAATTATGCCCACAGAAAGCAACAATTTTGGGAGCATGTAAAGTAATTCCGAAAGAATATGGTAATATTAACTGTAGCCTTGTGGATTTAGTTATAGAGTCGGTTGATAGTTCTATATCACTAAAAGTTCTAAACAATTTATTAGCAGAAATTGGAAAAATACAAAACAATCAAATAGTAGCTTACCGGGGTTCTTACCGTTGGTTGCAAAGCTTTGAACCTGTAGCCTTAGATGATAACTTTGGCAGCAAAGCTAAATTTAAACAAGGTGGAGTTTACTTAATTACGGGTGGACTTGGTGGTATTGGTTTAGTATTAGCCGAACATTTAGCCAAAACAGTCCAAGCTAAGTTAATTTTAATCGGACGGGGAGGACTACCTGAGCGTTGCCAATGGGAGCAATACCAACTAACTCACGGTTCTGAAGATCGAATAAGCAGGAAAATTCAGAAAATGCGATCGCTTGAAGAATCGGGTATGCAGTTTATGGTGACAAGTGCCGATGTGACTGATTCCCAACAAATGCAAGCCGTTGTTAATCAAGCATTGCAAAAATTTGGTCAAATTAATGGTGTGATCCATGCAGCGGGTGTTGCTGGTGGTGGTGTGACTCAACTCAAAACTCAAGAAATGGTTAGGAATGTGTTAGCGGCAAAAGTCGATGGCACGTTAATTTTAGACGATATTTGTCAACAGCTAAATCTGGATTTCTTTGTGGTCTGTTCGTCTAAAACTGCGATTTTGGGTGAATTTGGACAGATTGATTACTGTGCTGCTAATGCTTTTCTTGATGCTTTTGCTACTAGTCGAACTGCTTCATCGGGTCTAACAATATCAATCAGTTGGGATACTTGGCAAGAGGTGGGACTAGCTGTAGAAACTGTACTGCCAGATGGACTCAAACAAAAGCGGGAGGAAATGATTAAAAAAGGCATATTACCTGAAGAAGGGATAGAGGTTTTTAATCGTGTTATGGGGAGCAATTTGCCTCATGTTGTGATTTCAACACAGGATTTGCCTAGTTTAATCCAGCAAAGTAATGCTGATAAATATTTAGAAGATGCTTTACAAGCAGGAAAATTATCTTCAGTTAATCTATCTAAAGCTAAACATTCTCGTCCAAATTTAGGTAATACCTATGTTACGCCACAAACAAAGGTCGAATGCATATTGACTGATATTTGGCAGGAAATTCTCGGAATTGATCAAATCGGGATTCATGATAATTTCTTCGAGTTAGGGGGAAACTCAATCAACACAATTCAGATTGCTTCTAATGCGAATAAAGCTGGTTTAAAATTAACAACTCAACAGTTTTTTCAACATCAAACAATTGCTGAGTTAGCCACAAACTTAGCATTGGAGTCAATTGTCAAGACTCAAGAAAATTTGGAAATTCAAGAAGTATCTGATTTGCATTCAAACAGCATAAAATCTAGTTTAATGCAAGAAAAACAGGCGGAAGATATATATGAACTCACACCTGTACAAAAAGGAATGCTATTCCATTGTTTGTATGAAAGCGAATTGTCTTTGTATTTTTTCCAACATATCTTTAATATCCAGGGTAATCTTGATCTAGAGGCATTTACAAAAGCTTGGCAGTTAGTGATAGATAGGCATCCAATTTTACGGACTGGTTTTTATTGGCACGAAATTGAAAATCCATTACAAATTGTCTACAATCAAGTCCAAGTACCGCTAGATTACTATGACTGGTGTGACATAGATCCAGCTACCCAAAAAAGCCAATTTACATCCTTAATTCTGAGCGATCGCCAAAATAATTTTGATTTTGCTCAACCATGTTTGATGCGCCATACTGTGATTCGTCTCAGTCATGATTCTTACCAATATGTTTGGAGCATGAATCATATTATTATAGATGGTTGGGGAGGTTCTCTGGTATTCCAAGAGTTTGTCGAAATTTATGGAGCGCTTTGTCAAAATCAGGAAATTTGCTTAACACCAACTCGTCCATTCCGCGACTATATTAATTGGTTACAGCAACAAGATATATCTAAAGCAGAAGTTTTTTGGCGACAAACATTAGCGGGAATTGAAGCACCAACCCCCCTCACATATATCGAAAATATTAACAATGATCTATCCCCCACCCCAGAAATTAGATACAGCGAGGAAATCATTCAGCTATCCCTAAAAAATACTCAAGCATTAAATGCTTTTGCCACTCAACATCATCTCACCTTAGCAACTATAATTAATGGTGTTTGGGCGATTCTTCTTAGCCGCTATTCTTGTTGTGATCAAGTATTATATGGCTGCACGGTAACTGGACGACCCCCGCAGATGGATGGAGTCGAGTCAATGGTGGGTATGTTTGTTAATACCCTACCCATTCATGTCGATGTAGATGGTGAACAGTCTTTACTATCATGGCTACAGCGTTTTCAACTTCAACTGGTTGAAGCTCGTAACTATGAATATACCCCATTAACAGAAGCCCACAAATGGAGTGAAATTCCCCGTAATTTACCTCTGTTTGAAACTATTGTAGTAATTGAAAATTTCCCAGTTAGTGAATTTATTAAAGATTGGCAGGGAAATATAGAATTTCAACACCAAGAAGTATATTACAGAAATAATTACCCACTCAATTTGGTTGTTTATCCAAATAAAGAGTTATTGATTGCTATTTCTTACGATTCCCGAAGATTTGCAACTGATACTATTATCGCCATTCTCAAAGATGTGGAAATCTTTTTAAATGACTTGGTGGTTAATAACGACAAGCAAATCAAAAGCCTCTCATTTTCGACACAAAGACAACAGAATATTACCCTAACTTTAGAGCAAGAATTGTCAGCCCTAGAATTTATCTAAATTCAACTCATATTATATGAACATATTTGAACAGTGTGAATCAAACATTAGAAGCTACTGTCGTAGTTTTCCGGTTGTATTTCATCGTGCAAAAGGGGCGATTATTTACTCAGAATCTGGTG includes:
- a CDS encoding non-ribosomal peptide synthetase is translated as MNQYSHSFKQASDAFSVRGYTNNGLDVQDYSTVVELLSFRSFTQPNQTAFTYLLDGETEQLKLTYQELDRLARRVAAKLQELDLTGQRALLLYPAGLDFLIAFFGCLYAGVVAVTAYPPRNQRNTPRIQAISADAQAAIALTTTEILSTVQSLMTEKTELQSLQWLTTDNLTEGLEDCWQKPNINTNTLAFLQYTSGSTGIPKGVMISHGNLLHNAQTTYQFMEHSPESKFVTWLPMYHDMGLIGGILQPLYGGFPCLIMPPASFLQRPYRWLQAISRYQGTTSGGPNFAYDLCVQKITPEQKATLDLSSWSVAFNGAEPIRHDTLERFAEAFSQCGFRREAFYPCYGMAETTLMISGVQKATSPQVKSVLRSALESNRVVKSSVTGGNEDPHHFVSCGRIIPGQKVIIINPETLKSCEADEIGEIWVSGLSVGQGYWNRQEETADTFDAYVSDTREGPFLRTGDLGFLQDEELFITGRAKDLIIIRGRNLYPQDIELTAERSHSSLRPGASAAFTVEVSDEEKLVIVQELEFRARPNIEEVVNAIRQAVTEEHEVLVYAVVLIKPGSIPKTSSGKIQRCTTCTQFENGELNIVSSNILKNKNTTSKSTQLQGSQLLSLSPKECQALLESYLIEQQGRVLAIASSDIHPEEPLTSLGLDSLKVFDLKNQIETDLEVEISVTDLFSGMSTRSLVTKILDQVATKELPSPPVTHHRNNPPTLTYPLSFTQQGLWFIHQLTPNAPTYNIPIIINLKGNLNLPALQESLNEIIRRHEVLRTSFTVINQQPVQVINQPVPLTLNVEKVQTLAQQQPDSLIQHLTSEFAQQPFDLSVSLPLRTKICQINDKNYYLIVTLHHIIADGWSIGVLLKELATLYDAFSSGQQPLLPELPNQYRDFVNWQQQSLDNECIQPLLSYWREKLQGDLPVLDLPTDRPRQAVQTFKGAQAKLLLDPNLVKQLNRLSRQQGVTLFMTLLTAFKILLHKYTDQTDILVGSPIAGRNRAEVKALIGLFINILVLRTDLSGDPSFQDLLAQVKSTALEAYVHQDLPLEKLVEDLKPNRDLSYHPLFQVMFVLQSVPKPNLSLSNRSLSYGEGHNGTSKFDLTLFMEEDSEQGLVATCEYNTDLFNTDTITRMLGHYQTLLESIVSQPEQNISQLQILTQPEVQQLLIDWNNTKKDYPHAKCIHQLFEEQVEKTPDAVAVIFENQKLTYQELNTQANQLGNYLQQQGVKPDTVVGIYMERSLSMVVALIAVLKAGGAYLPLDPSYPHERLAFMLADAQVQVVLTQSQLGKELPYQEQLQFVKIEDLVYANCGIQNLISDVQPENLAYVIYTSGSTGKPKGVMNTHHGLCNRLLWMQDTYQLTSADRVLQKTPFSFDVSVWEFFWTLLTGAVLVVAKPGGHQEPRYLSELISQQQISVLHFVPSMLQIFLGETQHQQCKTIKHVICSGEALSWDLQQRFFQSFEAKLHNLYGPTEVSIDVTAWCCKPGNQESNHENIVPIGRPIANTQIFILDRHLKPVPLGVKGELYIGGLGLARGYLNQPQLTQEKFIPHPFTNLQNLQLDGVSTRLYKTGDLARYRPDGNIEFLGRIDYQVKIRGNRLELGEIEALLEQHPQVQETVVVARQDIANDLRLVAYLVTSGDATLSIDELRGFLKQKLPDYMIPSAFVILEALPLTLNGKVDRRSLPTPDNLRPELTAPFQPPQSVIQQQIAQIWQEVLGVDKVGIHDNFFDLGGHSLLILQVNRQLCETFQREISVVTMFQNPTIDSLAEYFSQKQEKKPLFQEIDQRVEKKKQLLKNQRKKR
- a CDS encoding type I polyketide synthase; the encoded protein is MSIESNIENINESIEGIAIIGMSGRFPGANNVESFWQNLCNGVESLSFFSHAELVEAGVPASLLDNPNYVKAGGILEDIDLFDAGFFDINPKEAEVTDPQQRLFLESAWQALENAGYDSTKCDARIGVYAGASLNNYLSFDVHQDGLGSAESYQKLIGNDKDFLSTRVAYKLNLKGPSITVQTACSTSLVATILASQSLQSYQCDMALAGGVSIRVPQKTGFLHQQGGTLSPDGHCRAFDANAQGTTIGSGVGVVVLKRLSDAIADRDYIYAVIKGTAINNDGSGKVGFTAPSVDGQAEAIAEAIALAEIEPETIQYIEAHGTGTSLGDPIEIAALTKVFRASTEKSGFCAIGSVKTNIGHLDAAAGIAGLIKTSLALKHQLIPPSLNFRQPNPQIDFANSPFFVNTQLKDWKPTFTPRRAGVSSLGMGGTNAHVVLEEAPIFTDSSPSRGWQLLLLSAKSASALEAATKNLTQYLKLNPHANLADVAYTLQLGRRDFAHRRILVCSDTEDAIQELSTPVSQRIFNQSQESRENPSLAFMFPGQGSQYVDMGKELYTTEPLFRHHVEHCCSILMPHLGLDLQSLIYPSESEKNLAAEKLKQTCFAQPAIFVIEYALAQLWISWGIVPQAMIGHSIGEYVAATVAGVFSLADALFLVANRGKLMQQLPGGTMLSVQLSELEIKPLLTENISLAAVNTTSYCTVSGATEAIEELQRHLQEIGVSCRRLHTSHAFHSPMMEPILETFRELVQTVTLNPPQIPFISNVSGTWISASEATNPNYWANHLRQPVHFCQGLTELLKTPGSVLLEVGAGRTLSTFARQQRQQELTVLTSLPHPQEQQSEVAFILSNLGRLWMSGIQINRSGFYIREQRHRLPLPTYPFERQRYWLEPTVSPRLLEVNSAQYIVQNRRYSIDLDTSSELEKPLQPSLSKRPNITDWFYLPVWKQSIPLEISHQQKETQQKLACLVFADKYEFADQFKQLLTQQGEDVITVEIGDEFCQLDRHRYVINPQRPEDYEVLLKDLQKRDFQPNTICHYWSIAPNDILLKEESQLTENYQYFGFYSLLYLAQAIGKQDSFNPCKLLVVTNNLYSVIGEEKLCPQKATILGACKVIPKEYGNINCSLVDLVIESVDSSISLKVLNNLLAEIGKIQNNQIVAYRGSYRWLQSFEPVALDDNFGSKAKFKQGGVYLITGGLGGIGLVLAEHLAKTVQAKLILIGRGGLPERCQWEQYQLTHGSEDRISRKIQKMRSLEESGMQFMVTSADVTDSQQMQAVVNQALQKFGQINGVIHAAGVAGGGVTQLKTQEMVRNVLAAKVDGTLILDDICQQLNLDFFVVCSSKTAILGEFGQIDYCAANAFLDAFATSRTASSGLTISISWDTWQEVGLAVETVLPDGLKQKREEMIKKGILPEEGIEVFNRVMGSNLPHVVISTQDLPSLIQQSNADKYLEDALQAGKLSSVNLSKAKHSRPNLGNTYVTPQTKVECILTDIWQEILGIDQIGIHDNFFELGGNSINTIQIASNANKAGLKLTTQQFFQHQTIAELATNLALESIVKTQENLEIQEVSDLHSNSIKSSLMQEKQAEDIYELTPVQKGMLFHCLYESELSLYFFQHIFNIQGNLDLEAFTKAWQLVIDRHPILRTGFYWHEIENPLQIVYNQVQVPLDYYDWCDIDPATQKSQFTSLILSDRQNNFDFAQPCLMRHTVIRLSHDSYQYVWSMNHIIIDGWGGSLVFQEFVEIYGALCQNQEICLTPTRPFRDYINWLQQQDISKAEVFWRQTLAGIEAPTPLTYIENINNDLSPTPEIRYSEEIIQLSLKNTQALNAFATQHHLTLATIINGVWAILLSRYSCCDQVLYGCTVTGRPPQMDGVESMVGMFVNTLPIHVDVDGEQSLLSWLQRFQLQLVEARNYEYTPLTEAHKWSEIPRNLPLFETIVVIENFPVSEFIKDWQGNIEFQHQEVYYRNNYPLNLVVYPNKELLIAISYDSRRFATDTIIAILKDVEIFLNDLVVNNDKQIKSLSFSTQRQQNITLTLEQELSALEFI